CGCATCGGTGAGTTCGCCGAATTCGCGGGCGTCCTGAATCTCCTCCAGGGTGGTGGACAGCGAGGTGAGGGGCTGGCGCCACTGGTGGGCAATATTGCCGATCATCTCGCCCATGGCAGCCTGACGTGACTGGATCAGCAGCAGCTTGTCCTTTTCCCGCAGCCGTTCCTCGGCGCGGAAGCGCTCGCTGATGTCATAACAGGTGCCGATAAACCCAGCGAAAACATCATCGAGGTCGTAGATGGGCCGTCCAACGTCGAGAATTTCCCGGTATTCGCCGCTGTGGTGGCGCAGCCGGTATTCCAGTTCAAAGTTTTCCCGGGCATGGAAGGCCTTCCAGAAAGCCTCGGTGTAGCGGTCGTAGTCATCGGGGTGAATGAGCTGATTGATGTTGCCCTCAAAGGGAGTACTGACGTCGGTGGGAATAAACGCCAGCCAGGTGCTGTTGAAGTAGTCGTAGTGGCCCGCAGGCCCAGTACGCCAGACCATGGTGGGAAAGTTGTCCAGCAGCGAGAGGAAAAAGCTGTGGGAGCGTCTGATGCCGTCCTCGTTGCGCTTGCGGGCGGTGATATCACGACACACCGCCAGCACCGTATCAAAGCACAGTGCCGTCTCAGAATCGAAGACGATGTCACACTCCAGATCGATTTCCGGCGTAATCTGGCACTCAAAGTACTGCAACTCCACCATGCCCATATAGCTGAACTCAATGACTTTGGGAATGCCACTGGTAAAAACATCCTCGATGGAAAGACGCAGCAGCTTCTCGATATCATCGGCGAAGCTGATCTGCTGCAGGGTCTTTCCGCTGAAATCCTCTCGGGCAAAACCCGTTGTCATTTCAAAGGCGATATTGGCAAAGAGAATGCGCCCGTCGCGGTCAAAGCGGAGAACCAGATCCTGGGTGTTTTCCACCAGCGCGCGGAACTGCTTTTCCTGCAGAGCCAGCAGGTGGCGGGACTGCTCCTGAGTGGTGACATCGCGAACCACCGCCAGATAACCGCAGCTGCCACTGGCACTGCCGCGCATCTGGCTTACCAGCGCCAGGTAGTGGCGTTTCTGACCATGGAGGTCAAGGCTGTAGGAAAACTGACTGGGAAGGCCGGTGGCATTGACCTCATCCAGGGCCTGCTCCAGCTTGCAGGATACTGCCGCTGGGAGAACCGACTGAAAGTGTTTCCCCAGGAACTTTTTCGGCGAGCTGAGCAACGACTCGGGATCGGGAGCATGAAAGCTGCGGATGCGTCCATCCTGGTCAAAGACAAAGAGAATATCCTGCATGGATGCCACCAGCGAGGAGAGTTCCGTCTCCCGCTCCTGCAGGTTGCTCTCCGCCCGCTTCCGCAGCTTGCGAAAGTGCATCAGCAAGTTAATGATGACAAACTGGCCGACGACCAGAACGCCAAGGACGATGATAAACAGCGTCGCCTGGTGCTGCTGACGATCCAGGGTCCGTGTGTGTTCCGTGATATCGTTGATCACGCCGGTGAGCACGTTGGTAAAGGGATCATAACTGGCAAAGATGCGCACGAAAGCGCTTTTGCCATCAGCCCGGGTAATTTGCAGCGTCTGTTCACTGCGCATACCAAATTCCAGCAGGTTCTGGTGAAAGTGGTCCAGGGTGATGCGATCCTCGGGCACCACCATGGCGTGAAGTTCGTCATAGGAGATCTGCTGGTCCCCAATGCCCAGTATGGCCGCCGCCCCCTCGGTGAGGAAAATCCGCATGGAGTTTCGATCCAGTGTCCAGTGCCCGAATCCCGCAATCTGCTCGGCAAAGCGATCCTGGGTGTAGACTCGATCCAGCAGGTAGATCAGGTCACTGCCAGCGGAGAGATCCCTGACCGTCGAAAGCCGAACCTTTCGGCCCTGTCGCTCAAACAGCCAGGTAAAAACCTCCACCTGCCGGATTTCCCCCGAAGCCAGGCGGTGTTGAAAGTGCGCATACTGCGTAGGTGCCTCACGATGCAGCTGCAGTGCCCGCTGCGCCGAGGCATCGGGCAGAATATTGATCTGTCCCATGTGCATCCGGCGCAGGGTATCAATATCATAACCGTAGAAATCCACAGCCGCCTGATTGGCATCCAGAATAGTGCGCGTCTGTTCATCAATCAGCAGCATGACCGAACCATGCTTGAGGAAAGCACCATAGGTGAAGAGCTCTTCGCCTGAGGCCACAGACAACGACATGCAGAGCACGATACAGATCAAAGGTATACGCATGATCCTCTCACCACTTTCATTTTCAGTGAGCCCGAACCTGTGTTGTACCTGTTCCGAGAAAGTCTCTGCAATATCTTTTTATCAACTTATTCCATGGCAAATTACCCATTCTTTACCCATGCTTCCAGTAGGAATGCAGAATATATTCAGCGTACCGTTTTCCAGGCCATTCAGGCATGCAGCCATTTTTTCATTTTCCCCGTGCCATTCCCCGCCTGGTGTGCGAGAATTTCCGGAACTCCTCACGATGGCAACAGCTTGCTGAAATACTTAAAAAATACGCAGGCAATTGAAAAATGCTCAGGTGCAAGGCGCTCGCGGAGCGTGGAATGAAGCGTACTTCCCGTACGTTGCAATGACGCGCGACGGCGGGCAACACCGCAGATGAGGGTTTTTCAGCAGCCTGCTGAACCTTTTCCCGCCATTCCGGGAGCACACCAAGTGGCCGGGGAAGTTCATGGATACGCTTACGAATGGCATCACACCTCCAACACTCAAGAGTACCGGAAAGCACCATGCGGAAACTGAGCCAAGCCATCTGCCTCAAGCCAGCCGAGGCCCTTATCGGTGAACATCCTCAGACCATCTACACCATCCTTGGCTCCTGCGTCTGCGTGATCATGCACAGCCCACGCCTGAAGATCACCGGCATCACCCATGCCCTGATGCCCTCCATCGGCCAGGCCAGCACCACCACTCCCCTGAAGTACGCCGATGGCTGTGTGCGCTTTCTCCATGACGCCTTCCGCTCCCGTGGCGTCAAACCCCACGAACTCACCGTCAGCGTCTTTGGCGGCAGCCGTATGGCAAACCAGCCAAGGCGTCACGCCTGGATAAGCGTCGGAGAGCTCAATGTGGAAGTTACCCTCACCCTGCTGCGCGAACTTGGCTACCCCATCAGCCACCAGGAAACCGGAGGCATCAATGGCCGTAAAGTCTTCATCAACTGCGCCAGCGGAGAGGTTCTGCTCAAACGCCTGCCCACGCTTCCCGAGTGCCTGTGACAGGAGAGTTGCCGATGCAGACACTTTTCTTCCGCCCCCGCTGAATGGCTTTGACAGTAACGCCCGCTTTCGGTAAAAGAAACAGCAACAGATTCCGGTGTCTGGCACTGCCCGTGTCAGATGAAAAGGGAAGCGGGGTGCAACTCCCCCACGGACCCGCCACTGTGAGCGACGACGACGGATCACTTTGCCACTGGCCTCTCAGGTTGGGAAGGCGATCGGGAGGATGAATCGCAAGTCAGGAGACCTGCCGGAATCACACAGGCCTGCACGGCAGACCTGTGTACTCAACCCTTCCCGGGTATGGAAGGTGGGTGCCGGTTCGGACATTTTCGGGTTTTGCTCGCAACGTGTACCTCCTGTGTTCCCCTGCTTGCCCGGGATACAACGCAGGAGGCTTTTTCATGCCAGCTTTTTTTGCTTGTATCCCGCTGTCAGTCTTACCATGGCAGCGGATGTTTCCCCCGAATTCCCCTGGTGCCGCCCGAACCGTCACGGACACCACGGGAGGCAACCCGTGATGAAGCCCATCATCGACACCATCACCGCCCCCAGCGCCGAAATCCGCGCTGCCGCCCAGGCCCGCATTGACAGCCTGGCCAAACCCCTGGGCAGCCTGGGCAGGCTGGAATCCATCGCCGCCCAGGTGGCCGCCATCAGTGGCACCATCACCCCCGCCCCCCGCAGGAAGTGCACCATCGTCATGTCCGCTGACCACGGCATCGTGGAAGAGGGCATCGCCTGCGCTCCCCAGGAAGTCACCGCCATTCAGACCATCAACATGCTCAAAAACCTGACGGGCATCTGCGTGCTCAGCAACGCCAATGGAGCCGATGTGCGCGTGGTGGATATCGGCATCAAACCCAACATATCCCACCCCGGCCTGATTGCGCGCAAAGTGCGCCCCGGCACCGCCAACTTCGCCAAAGAAGCGGCCATGGAGCGCCACGAGGCCGAACAGGCCGTCCTCACCGGCATCCAGGTGGTTCAGGAGCTGGCACACGAAGGCTATAACCTGATCGGCACCGGCGAAATGGGCATCGGCAACACCAGCTGCAGCAGCGCCATCTTCATGGCCCTGACCGGAGCCAGCGCCGACGAGGCCGTGGGCAAAGGGGGCGGCATCACCGACGAAGCGCTGGCCCGCAAAAAACAGGTCATCAGCGCCGCCCTGGCCCTGCACCAGCCGGACCCCGCCGACCCCCTGGATGTACTGTCCAAAGTGGGCGGACTGGACGTGGCGGGCATGGTGGGCTGCTTTCTGGGCGCTGCCCACAGTAAAGTCCCCGTGGTGATCGACGGCTTTATCTCCGCCGCCGCCGCCCTGGTGGCCTGCCGCCTCAATCCGCTGGTGCGGGAGTACCTGATCCCCTCCCACCGCTCGGCGGAGCCCGGCTACGTCCGCATTATGGCGGAACTGCAGCTGGAACCCCTGCTGCACCTGGATATGCGCCTGGGCGAAGGCACCGGCTGCCCCCTGGCCTTCGGCATTGTGGATGCGGCCCTCAGTATGCTGAGCACCATGGCCACCTTCGATGAAGCCATGATCAACCGCGACTACCTGGTGGATATACGACCATGAAACACCCCGAATCCGTTCCCCAAAGCGCCATTGTACTGGCGGCCTTCGGCACCACCTACCCCGCCACCCTGGAACCCATCCTGGCCATGCTGCGGGACATCGAGCAGCGCTATCCCGGCATCCCCGTCCGCCTGGCCTTCACCTCCAACTTCATCCGCCGCAAGTGGCATGAGCGCGCCGCCGACGCGGCATATCGCCGTGACCACCCGAACATTCCCCAGCAGATCTTTGCCGTCAAAAACGTGCTGGGCGCCATGGCCGATCTGCAGCATGAAGGCTGCCGCAACATCGTGGTGCAGCCCGTGCTGATCGTCGATGGCGAGGAATACCGCGACCTGGTGGCCTGCGTGGAAGCCCTGGGCGCCATCAGGGCCCATAAACCCCACCTGCAGCCCTTCGCCAAAGTCGCCATCGGCAAGCCCCTGCTGGGCTCCTTTCACCACCGTGAGCAGCTTGACGCCCTGGTAGCGGCCCTCAAACCCGATATCGACGCCGCCCGCGCCGCCGGAGCCGCCCTGGTCTACATGGGCCACGGCAACGAACACATGGCCCAGGGCGCCTACTACGAGCTGGAAATTCTGCTGCGCCGCCAGTATGGCATCCCCGTCTGCATTGGCCTGGTGGAAGGCCTGCCCGACTTTGAAACCGTACAGGAAAAGCTGGTCGCCGCCGGAGCGCGCTCCGTGCTCCTGAAACCCCTGATGTACGTGGCCGGAGACCACGCCCGCAACGACATGGCCGGCGACGAAGAGGACTCGTGGCTCACCATGCTTCAGGGCGACGGCTATACCGTGACCACGGTGCTGGAGGGCCTGGGACAGAACCCCGCCGTGCGCCGCATCTTCCTGGATTGCCTGGAGCAGGCCGCGCAGGAAGCCGGAATCGCACTGGAGGGCACCCATGGGTGAACTCATCATCGTGGGCGCCGGTCTGGGCGGCCAGTCCATAACCCTTGCCGGCATCGAAGCCATTCGCAACGCCGAAGTGGTCCTCTACGACCGGCTTATCCATCCCGACATCCAGCAGTACATCGCCTGCGAAGGCCGGGATGTGGGCAAGCGGCCCTACCACGCCCACTGCATGACCCAGGCCCAGATCAACGCCATGATCGTGGATGAACTGCAGCAGGGCAAGCGCGTCGTGCGCCTCAAGGGCGGCGACACCTCCGTCTTCGCCCGCACCATCGAAGAGGTGGAAGCCGCCCGCGCCGTGGGTGCCCGCGTCACCATCATTCCCGGCGTCACCTCGGCCTCATCCCTGGCCGCCAGAGTGCAGAGCGCCCTGACCGACCGGCGCAGCGTGCCGGGAGTGGTCTTCATCACCGGTCACACCAAGGCCGACACTCTGGAAACCAGCTACCGCTGGGACGCCCTGTGCGCCCTGGGCTTTACCATTGTCGTCTACATGGGCGTCAAAAACATACCCACCATCCGCCAGCAGCTGCTGTCACACGGCATGGCCCCCTCCACGCCCATCCTGATCGGCCAGAGCCTGGAAACCGCACAGGAACGCATCTTCACCACCACCCTGGACGACGTGCTCACCTGCATCGACAGCCAGCGCGTCAGCCACCCGGCCACCATCATCATCGGTGATGTGGCCATGTTTTCGGCACTCTAGATGCTCCCCCAGGGGTACGTGCAGATCTATACCGGCAACGGCAAGGGCAAAACCACCGCCGCCCTCGGCCTGGCGCTGCGCTGCGCCGGGGCCGGAGGCAGAGTTTTCTTCTGCCAGTTCCTCAAGAAGGGCGATTCATCGGAGTGGGCCGCCCTGCAGCAGCTGCAGCAGCGCATCACCCACCGCGCCTTTGGCAGCGGGAAGTTCATCCGCGGGGAACCTGCGGAAGAAGATCGCCAGCTGGCACGCGCTGGCCTGGAGGAAGCCCGCCGCGCCCTGCAGTCGGCAACCTATGATCTGGTCGTCCTCGATGAACTCATCGCCGCCCTCAACAGGCAGCTGGTGAGCCGCGCGGAGATACAGGAGCTGCTGGCTCTGCGGCCAGCGCACACCGAACTGGTGCTGACCGGCCGCAATGCCCCGGACTTTCTGCTGCAGCAGGCCGATCTGGTGAGCGAAATGCGCGAAGTGAAGCACTACTTTCAGCAGGGAGTAGCAGCGCGCAGGGGAATGGAAAAGTAAGGACAAAACATGCAGCAAGGCAACCATGGCGGCAATATCTTCCAGGCAGCGGCCTTCATCGGGTGCGACCCCGGAGATATTCGCGACTACAGCTCCAATGTGGCCGACTGGCAGCCCGAAGGCATCGCGGACATTGACCTGCCCGGCCTGTTGGCCCGCCTTCCCGAACCCCACAGCCAGACCCTGAAGGCCGCCTGCGCCGCAGCCTCTGGCCTCAGTTCACAGCAAGTGTGGGTCACCGCCGGAACCACCGAGGCCATAGAACGCATCTGCCAGCTTTACGGCGGCAAGCGCGTCACCATCCTGGGGCCAACCTACAGCGACTACGCCCATGCCGCGCGCCAGTACAACCTCGACATCCACATGCTCCTGGCAGAGCCGCAGCACGGCTTTCGTCACGACTTCGCCACCCTGAACGTGGACGGTGACCTGTGCTTTCTGTGCAACCCCAATAACCCCACCGCCACCACAGCCTCCCGCCAGGAAGTGCTCTCCCTGGTACAGCGCCACCCCCGAACCCTGTTTGTGGTGGATGAGTCCTACCTGCCCTTCCACTGCGACGAAGCCGCGCTGACCCTGGTGCCCCACCTGACACCCAACCTGCTGGTGCTGCGCTCATTCTCCAAAATCCATGGCATTCCCGGCCTGCGCCTGGGCTTTGCCATGGGTGGCAGCGCCGATCTGCTGGAAAAACTTGAAAGCCGGTGCTCCCTGTGGAGTGTCAACAGCATCGCCCAGGAGATGGGAATGCGCCTGCTGAGCGCAGACAGCACCCGCGTCGCCCGAACCATGGCCAAGCGTCGGGACTCCATCTACCGGGAACTTGCCGCCTTCCCCTGGCTCACCCCCCTGCCCTCGGCGGTGAACTTCCTCCTCTGCCAGCTCCACGGACGCGACGCCAGCCACCTCTTCCGGCACTGCCTGCAGCAGCGGGTGCTGATCCGCGACTGCAGCAACTTTGCCGGACTGGACAGCTCCTGCATCCGCTTCAGCATCAAGGAGGATATGCGGCCTCTCTCCCAAGCATTTGCGAGCTTCTGAATCCTGGCAGGCCTTGCACATACCGCCAATCAGGCTGACAATGGAAAACCCCGTGTGACAGGCACCCATATGAAGGAGCGTGTATGAATCTGATGCTTTTTGTAAGCCTGAACCTGTTGAGCCTGGTGCTGGCCTTCATGCTGGACCAGTGGCTGGGCGACCCCCACTCCAGCCTCCACCCCGTCTGCCTGATGGGCCGCCTCAACCGCTGGCTGGAAACATTTCTGCACCCGTGGGGCTTTTTCGGCGGCCTCCTGCTGACCCTCTTCTCCGTCACCATGGCCAGCCTCCTGCCCGCCATAGCGCTGTACCTCAGCTGGCAGTGGCACCTGCTGGCCTATGTGGTCGTCAATACCCTCATCATCGCTATCTGCATCAGCAGCAAATCCATGGAAGAACACGCCCTGGCAGTCCACACACCCCTCGCCGCCGGAGAGCTGGAAAATGCCCGCCACGCCCTCTCCATGATCGTCAGCCGCCATACCAGCGAACTGGACGAAACGGAAGTGGCACGCTCCACCGTGGAATCCGTCGCCGAAAACTTCACCGACGGCGTGCTCTCCCCCGCACTCTACGCCGCCCTGGGGGGAGGAACCGCCGCCATGTTCTTCAAAGCCATCAGCACCCTGGACTCCATGGTCGGCTACCGCAACGAACGCTACCAGCACTTCGGCACATTCGCCGCCCGCTCCGACGACCTGCTGAACTTCCTGCCCGCCCGCCTCAGCATCCTCGTCATCGCCCTGGCCACCCTGTTTACCCCCAGAGCCTCGGCAGCCGGAGCCCTTCGCGCAGCAGCCCGGTACCGCAAAGCCCACCCCAGCCCCAACTCCGCCCACAGCATGGCCGCCTTCGCCGGAGCCCTCGGCGTGCAGCTGGGCGGCCCCGCCACCTACCACGGCCAACGCAAGGAAAAACCCTGGATCGGCGATGGCACAGAACCCCTGAACGCCCAGACCATCCAAAACGCCACGCGCCTGTTCAGCGCCGCCACCATCGTGGTGATGTTTCTCGCCGTCGCCATATTCGGCATCACCTGGCACCCTGCCCACTGCTGTAGGGGGGGAACCGCGAATGGGGGAGATATCACGCAAAGACCGTGGGGAGGGGAAACCGGAAGAGCTTAACCACGGAAGGCACAGAAGTTACCGCGAATGGACGCGAATAAACGCGAATGGAAAGGCAGGATCTCACGCCCGTTCGCTGCGCTCACTCAAGGCGCAGAGCACGCAAAGGAAAGGCAGTAAGAAATTGGCCCCGTAAAGCTGTATAGAAAGTTGGTGTCCAGAAACGTGCAGGTTTTGTCCAATTTATGCGTTATTTATTGCTTACAACGCCACTTATTCAATATTGCGCTGCGCTTCAGAAAATCGTGCTCATACTTAGAGCTTGTCCATAAATAATTATTGACCATTATGATAGTTTGCTATAGAATGATTCAGTGAGAGATCATTCATGGCGGTGATTTATGTCTAAAGTGCAATCATGGGAAGTCTCA
This portion of the Desulfurispirillum indicum S5 genome encodes:
- the cobT gene encoding nicotinate-nucleotide--dimethylbenzimidazole phosphoribosyltransferase translates to MKPIIDTITAPSAEIRAAAQARIDSLAKPLGSLGRLESIAAQVAAISGTITPAPRRKCTIVMSADHGIVEEGIACAPQEVTAIQTINMLKNLTGICVLSNANGADVRVVDIGIKPNISHPGLIARKVRPGTANFAKEAAMERHEAEQAVLTGIQVVQELAHEGYNLIGTGEMGIGNTSCSSAIFMALTGASADEAVGKGGGITDEALARKKQVISAALALHQPDPADPLDVLSKVGGLDVAGMVGCFLGAAHSKVPVVIDGFISAAAALVACRLNPLVREYLIPSHRSAEPGYVRIMAELQLEPLLHLDMRLGEGTGCPLAFGIVDAALSMLSTMATFDEAMINRDYLVDIRP
- the cobA gene encoding uroporphyrinogen-III C-methyltransferase; this translates as MGELIIVGAGLGGQSITLAGIEAIRNAEVVLYDRLIHPDIQQYIACEGRDVGKRPYHAHCMTQAQINAMIVDELQQGKRVVRLKGGDTSVFARTIEEVEAARAVGARVTIIPGVTSASSLAARVQSALTDRRSVPGVVFITGHTKADTLETSYRWDALCALGFTIVVYMGVKNIPTIRQQLLSHGMAPSTPILIGQSLETAQERIFTTTLDDVLTCIDSQRVSHPATIIIGDVAMFSAL
- the cbiB gene encoding adenosylcobinamide-phosphate synthase CbiB, which translates into the protein MNLMLFVSLNLLSLVLAFMLDQWLGDPHSSLHPVCLMGRLNRWLETFLHPWGFFGGLLLTLFSVTMASLLPAIALYLSWQWHLLAYVVVNTLIIAICISSKSMEEHALAVHTPLAAGELENARHALSMIVSRHTSELDETEVARSTVESVAENFTDGVLSPALYAALGGGTAAMFFKAISTLDSMVGYRNERYQHFGTFAARSDDLLNFLPARLSILVIALATLFTPRASAAGALRAAARYRKAHPSPNSAHSMAAFAGALGVQLGGPATYHGQRKEKPWIGDGTEPLNAQTIQNATRLFSAATIVVMFLAVAIFGITWHPAHCCRGGTANGGDITQRPWGGETGRA
- a CDS encoding chemotaxis protein CheD, which translates into the protein MRKLSQAICLKPAEALIGEHPQTIYTILGSCVCVIMHSPRLKITGITHALMPSIGQASTTTPLKYADGCVRFLHDAFRSRGVKPHELTVSVFGGSRMANQPRRHAWISVGELNVEVTLTLLRELGYPISHQETGGINGRKVFINCASGEVLLKRLPTLPECL
- a CDS encoding cob(I)yrinic acid a,c-diamide adenosyltransferase, whose protein sequence is MLPQGYVQIYTGNGKGKTTAALGLALRCAGAGGRVFFCQFLKKGDSSEWAALQQLQQRITHRAFGSGKFIRGEPAEEDRQLARAGLEEARRALQSATYDLVVLDELIAALNRQLVSRAEIQELLALRPAHTELVLTGRNAPDFLLQQADLVSEMREVKHYFQQGVAARRGMEK
- a CDS encoding aminotransferase class I/II-fold pyridoxal phosphate-dependent enzyme, which codes for MQQGNHGGNIFQAAAFIGCDPGDIRDYSSNVADWQPEGIADIDLPGLLARLPEPHSQTLKAACAAASGLSSQQVWVTAGTTEAIERICQLYGGKRVTILGPTYSDYAHAARQYNLDIHMLLAEPQHGFRHDFATLNVDGDLCFLCNPNNPTATTASRQEVLSLVQRHPRTLFVVDESYLPFHCDEAALTLVPHLTPNLLVLRSFSKIHGIPGLRLGFAMGGSADLLEKLESRCSLWSVNSIAQEMGMRLLSADSTRVARTMAKRRDSIYRELAAFPWLTPLPSAVNFLLCQLHGRDASHLFRHCLQQRVLIRDCSNFAGLDSSCIRFSIKEDMRPLSQAFASF
- a CDS encoding PAS domain-containing sensor histidine kinase, giving the protein MRIPLICIVLCMSLSVASGEELFTYGAFLKHGSVMLLIDEQTRTILDANQAAVDFYGYDIDTLRRMHMGQINILPDASAQRALQLHREAPTQYAHFQHRLASGEIRQVEVFTWLFERQGRKVRLSTVRDLSAGSDLIYLLDRVYTQDRFAEQIAGFGHWTLDRNSMRIFLTEGAAAILGIGDQQISYDELHAMVVPEDRITLDHFHQNLLEFGMRSEQTLQITRADGKSAFVRIFASYDPFTNVLTGVINDITEHTRTLDRQQHQATLFIIVLGVLVVGQFVIINLLMHFRKLRKRAESNLQERETELSSLVASMQDILFVFDQDGRIRSFHAPDPESLLSSPKKFLGKHFQSVLPAAVSCKLEQALDEVNATGLPSQFSYSLDLHGQKRHYLALVSQMRGSASGSCGYLAVVRDVTTQEQSRHLLALQEKQFRALVENTQDLVLRFDRDGRILFANIAFEMTTGFAREDFSGKTLQQISFADDIEKLLRLSIEDVFTSGIPKVIEFSYMGMVELQYFECQITPEIDLECDIVFDSETALCFDTVLAVCRDITARKRNEDGIRRSHSFFLSLLDNFPTMVWRTGPAGHYDYFNSTWLAFIPTDVSTPFEGNINQLIHPDDYDRYTEAFWKAFHARENFELEYRLRHHSGEYREILDVGRPIYDLDDVFAGFIGTCYDISERFRAEERLREKDKLLLIQSRQAAMGEMIGNIAHQWRQPLTSLSTTLEEIQDAREFGELTDAYFDSMVSKSMEAIDYMSRTIDDFRNFFKPDREKVPFCPEGVLKRSLALIDASLKTHGITVSIEHLPCQHGRVSGYPNEYAQVLINIINNARDVLVERHVAHPAIRVRIEGRDAECMLSIEDNAGGISTDPIDRVFEPYFSTKGPGHGTGIGLYMAKEIIEKNMGGTLSVANTREGAMFMITLRK
- a CDS encoding sirohydrochlorin cobaltochelatase, which produces MKHPESVPQSAIVLAAFGTTYPATLEPILAMLRDIEQRYPGIPVRLAFTSNFIRRKWHERAADAAYRRDHPNIPQQIFAVKNVLGAMADLQHEGCRNIVVQPVLIVDGEEYRDLVACVEALGAIRAHKPHLQPFAKVAIGKPLLGSFHHREQLDALVAALKPDIDAARAAGAALVYMGHGNEHMAQGAYYELEILLRRQYGIPVCIGLVEGLPDFETVQEKLVAAGARSVLLKPLMYVAGDHARNDMAGDEEDSWLTMLQGDGYTVTTVLEGLGQNPAVRRIFLDCLEQAAQEAGIALEGTHG